One genomic window of Cydia strobilella chromosome 11, ilCydStro3.1, whole genome shotgun sequence includes the following:
- the LOC134745676 gene encoding hemolymph lipopolysaccharide-binding protein-like — MNQSAELAVVGCDSDYPFFCFKLPKNIDAHKCGPEYIDSDYQLDNRTNSCYKFHKEGRSWPNAFKTCMAEDAYLAIINSQTESKVLKELFNKHSHDDIPGNFYKDASSIGFTKWVEFGDFFTIHGESLAEAGFSTFNSGEPNNADPPELCGSVLRTGLLNDHNCNRIITFICEKTPTQGNAMQPEF, encoded by the exons ATGAACCAATCTGCGGAATTAGCTGTAGTAGGTTGTGATTCCGATTACCCATTCTTCTGTTTTAAGTTACCGAAGAATATTGACGCCCATAAATGTGGCCCTGAGTATATTGACAGTG aCTACCAGTTGGATAACAGAACTAACAGTTGTTACAAGTTCCATAAAGAAGGCAGGTCGTGGCCAAATGCCTTCAAGACTTGTATGGCAGAAGACGCATATCTGGCTATCATTAACAGCCAAACTGAGTCCAAAGTCCTTAAAGAATTGTTTAACAAACATTCCCATGATGATATACCCGGCAACTTCTATAAAGATGCTTCCAGCATTGGCTTCACTAAGTGGGTGGAATTTGgagatttttttactattcatg gcGAATCGCTGGCTGAAGCCGGATTTTCTACCTTCAATTCTGGTGAACCTAACAATGCAGATCCACCGGAATTATGCGGATCGGTTTTGAGAACTGGCCTGCTTAATGATCACAACTGCAATCGCATTATTACTTTTATCTGTGAAAAAACACCTACGCAAGGCAATGCAATGCAACctgaattttaa